In one Hyphomicrobium sp. 99 genomic region, the following are encoded:
- a CDS encoding transglutaminase-like cysteine peptidase, with the protein MKYGSVAISLAVGLFAAAMPAAAQQVAVISPATRAPEFMRVYGSSQPPYGFVAFCERMPQECIVTSQDDARYKATPQALSELDEVNRNVNHEIEPATDMEVYGVVEYWTLPRTRGDCEDYQLLKRHRLIARGWPSSSLLMTVVRDEKNEGHAVLTARTTQGDYILDNKVDVVRLWNQTPYHYVMRQSYMDPKVWVSLDPNDASTPAALSGVQSVNPGILETTPDLR; encoded by the coding sequence ATGAAGTACGGTAGCGTAGCCATTTCTTTGGCAGTGGGTTTGTTTGCGGCAGCGATGCCGGCGGCGGCGCAGCAGGTAGCGGTGATCAGTCCCGCGACGCGCGCTCCCGAATTCATGCGGGTGTACGGAAGTTCTCAGCCGCCTTACGGCTTTGTGGCCTTCTGCGAGCGCATGCCCCAGGAGTGCATCGTCACCTCACAGGATGACGCGCGCTATAAGGCGACGCCGCAAGCGTTGAGCGAGCTCGACGAAGTCAATCGCAACGTCAATCACGAGATTGAGCCTGCGACCGACATGGAAGTGTACGGCGTCGTCGAATATTGGACGCTGCCAAGGACACGCGGCGATTGCGAGGATTACCAGCTTCTGAAGCGTCATCGCCTCATCGCGCGGGGATGGCCCTCTTCTTCGCTTTTGATGACCGTTGTTCGTGATGAAAAGAACGAAGGGCATGCTGTACTTACGGCGCGTACGACGCAAGGCGATTATATCCTCGACAACAAGGTCGATGTCGTTCGGCTCTGGAACCAGACGCCCTATCACTACGTGATGCGGCAATCGTACATGGATCCGAAGGTTTGGGTTTCGCTGGATCCGAACGATGCGTCGACACCTGCTGCGCTGTCGGGCGTTCAGTCGGTCAATCCGGGCATCCTGGAGACGACTCCCGATCTTCGCTGA
- a CDS encoding PilZ domain-containing protein — MAVHSSILREVLHQTDALKAGDLRKHRRLPLSLAGRFMRADRSEYTCELRNISVGGAAIITPHVPEVGERVVVYLEHIGGLEGTVARATPDGFAFSFKVTEHKREKLAAQIMWLINKDEFPDEVGRLHERVGTRGRRTTLRLEEGVIIDVELLDVSASGASIGTPARPPIGSLVIAGKTRAIVRRHHGHGIGLQFLSLLTPEALRERFP; from the coding sequence ATGGCCGTGCATTCGAGCATCCTCCGTGAAGTGCTGCATCAAACCGATGCGCTGAAGGCCGGCGACCTGCGTAAGCATCGCCGCTTGCCGCTGTCGCTTGCGGGACGGTTCATGCGGGCGGACCGCAGCGAATACACGTGCGAGCTAAGAAATATTTCGGTTGGTGGCGCTGCGATCATAACTCCCCACGTCCCCGAAGTCGGCGAGCGCGTCGTTGTCTATTTGGAACACATCGGTGGCCTTGAAGGCACGGTTGCGCGGGCCACGCCGGATGGATTTGCATTTTCTTTTAAAGTCACTGAGCACAAACGCGAAAAGCTCGCGGCTCAGATCATGTGGCTCATCAACAAAGACGAGTTTCCCGATGAGGTGGGCAGGCTTCATGAGCGTGTCGGAACTCGCGGACGACGCACGACGTTAAGGCTCGAAGAAGGCGTCATTATTGACGTTGAACTGCTCGATGTTTCGGCATCTGGCGCTTCAATTGGCACTCCTGCACGACCGCCAATCGGAAGCCTCGTGATCGCCGGAAAGACGCGAGCAATTGTTCGGCGTCACCACGGACACGGCATTGGTTTGCAATTTCTTTCGCTGCTTACGCCTGAGGCGTTGCGCGAAAGGTTTCCTTAA
- a CDS encoding PAS domain-containing protein, which yields MKEAVSQSLFNYWNDLRGDRPAPKRFEIEPSAIAHHLPDTFILERADYATLPFRLAGTRISEAFGMELRGKNLLGLFNERDSEILQRQMSLITSQAAVGVFEISAHDGKGHATAFEVTILPLVHTRDVVERYLGSVAPIDRPQWLGLVPLPHRSLVRHKLIWPNGTAASEIEAIDRQTPFYPTVREARIVKSARRQFRVYEGGLSRVHTER from the coding sequence ATGAAAGAAGCCGTAAGTCAGTCGCTATTTAACTACTGGAACGATCTCAGAGGAGACCGGCCTGCGCCGAAGCGCTTCGAGATCGAGCCATCCGCCATTGCCCATCACTTGCCCGATACGTTCATTCTGGAGCGTGCTGATTACGCGACCTTGCCGTTCCGGCTGGCTGGGACGCGCATTTCGGAAGCATTCGGCATGGAACTCCGGGGCAAAAACCTGCTCGGGCTCTTCAACGAGAGAGATTCCGAAATATTGCAGAGGCAGATGTCGCTCATCACTTCCCAAGCCGCAGTGGGCGTATTCGAGATCTCGGCGCACGATGGGAAAGGCCACGCGACTGCGTTCGAAGTCACGATTTTGCCTTTGGTCCACACGCGCGATGTCGTCGAACGCTATCTCGGGTCGGTCGCGCCGATCGACAGACCGCAATGGCTCGGTCTTGTGCCGCTCCCGCATCGCTCGCTTGTCCGGCACAAGCTCATCTGGCCCAACGGCACGGCAGCAAGCGAAATCGAAGCTATCGACCGGCAGACGCCGTTCTATCCAACCGTTCGCGAAGCCAGAATTGTGAAATCGGCGCGTCGGCAATTCCGCGTTTATGAAGGCGGATTGAGCCGGGTCCACACCGAGCGCTAA
- a CDS encoding rhomboid family intramembrane serine protease — protein MNREPIFNVPGAVLATLAVLVAVHVVMRFLGPEDFTWWLLALAFIPARYSGMANELPGGDVSSVTSLVTHMLVHADLTHLIFNSAWLLAFGTVLCARIGGVRFLAFSMAGGISGALLFLVFNPGLLAPVIGASGAISAMMGGVMRFLFAALDRGEGYLLRERPSAIPMMTLKETLQDRRIVLASAAFLAINLLALIGFGKFGEAGDIAWEAHVGGYLFGLFALGAFERAPQNEPPSPTELD, from the coding sequence GTGAATCGAGAACCTATCTTCAACGTCCCCGGCGCGGTCCTCGCAACGCTTGCGGTCTTGGTCGCGGTCCATGTCGTCATGAGGTTCCTCGGGCCCGAGGATTTCACTTGGTGGCTGCTCGCTCTCGCGTTCATTCCAGCTCGCTATTCAGGAATGGCGAACGAATTGCCTGGCGGCGATGTGTCGTCGGTGACGTCGCTCGTGACCCACATGCTCGTTCATGCCGACCTCACGCATCTCATTTTCAACTCCGCATGGTTGCTGGCGTTCGGAACTGTCCTGTGCGCGCGCATCGGTGGCGTTCGCTTTTTGGCATTTTCGATGGCCGGCGGAATAAGCGGTGCACTGCTGTTTCTCGTCTTCAATCCCGGACTTCTCGCGCCGGTCATCGGCGCTTCCGGCGCCATCTCCGCGATGATGGGCGGCGTTATGCGATTTCTGTTTGCTGCGCTCGATAGAGGCGAAGGCTATTTGCTTCGGGAGCGCCCCTCTGCAATTCCGATGATGACGTTGAAAGAGACCCTGCAGGACAGGCGAATAGTGCTCGCGTCAGCGGCGTTTCTCGCGATCAATTTGTTGGCGCTCATCGGGTTCGGTAAATTCGGCGAAGCAGGTGATATCGCCTGGGAAGCGCACGTCGGCGGATACCTTTTTGGTTTATTCGCACTCGGCGCATTTGAGCGTGCACCGCAAAATGAACCGCCGTCGCCAACTGAATTGGATTGA
- a CDS encoding CBS domain-containing protein, with amino-acid sequence MIIGQILKSKGRGVMTARPEDTIQEIALRLSSRKIGAILILGDSENVVGIISERDIIRLIAEHGAAALTMLARDGMTRDVVSCTREHTLDEIMETMTKGRFRHIPVVENGTLIGIISIGDVVKHHTAEVELEVSAMRGYLATG; translated from the coding sequence GTGATCATTGGACAAATACTGAAGTCGAAAGGCCGTGGTGTCATGACCGCGCGTCCCGAAGACACAATTCAGGAAATTGCATTGCGGCTCTCAAGCCGCAAGATCGGCGCCATCCTCATTCTCGGCGACAGCGAAAACGTTGTCGGCATCATTTCGGAGCGCGATATTATTCGATTGATCGCAGAGCATGGCGCGGCTGCGCTCACCATGCTCGCGCGAGATGGAATGACCCGCGACGTCGTCTCTTGCACGCGCGAGCACACGCTCGACGAGATCATGGAGACGATGACGAAGGGACGCTTCCGGCATATTCCCGTTGTCGAGAACGGCACGCTTATCGGCATCATCTCGATTGGAGACGTCGTCAAGCATCACACCGCCGAGGTGGAACTCGAAGTGAGTGCGATGCGAGGCTACTTGGCGACGGGCTGA
- the rssA gene encoding patatin-like phospholipase RssA, translating into MNGRAGVRIGLALGGGAARGWAHIGVLRALERAGIKPDIIAGTSIGAVVGGCYAADHLDNLERWARELTPKRIFGYLDLNFAGTGLISGQRLCERLEQHLGDRNIEDLGTRFTAVATEIGTGHEHWLSRGRLVDAVRASYALPGVFKPVKVHGRWLFDGALVNPIPVSVCRALGARYVIAVNLNFDILGRGSVISTPEALFAEGEEALHTQEEEPQGKRGVRALLQRQILGKGDGAPGISTVMVDALNIVQDRIARSRLAGDPPDAMISPRLQDVGLFDFHRAEEAIERGSQAVERQLDDMVREIEICDPRRASNQIDRARLRAAPPVDADQPVAK; encoded by the coding sequence ATGAATGGTCGGGCGGGCGTGAGGATTGGATTGGCGCTGGGCGGCGGAGCCGCCCGCGGATGGGCGCACATCGGCGTCCTCAGAGCTTTGGAACGCGCCGGGATCAAACCCGACATTATCGCCGGAACTTCGATCGGGGCCGTCGTCGGAGGTTGCTATGCCGCCGACCATCTCGACAACCTCGAGCGCTGGGCGCGCGAACTCACACCAAAACGGATCTTCGGCTATCTCGATCTGAACTTTGCCGGAACGGGCCTGATCAGCGGCCAACGCCTCTGCGAGCGGCTCGAGCAGCATCTGGGTGATCGCAACATCGAAGACCTCGGAACACGTTTCACCGCCGTCGCGACGGAAATCGGCACCGGTCATGAGCATTGGCTCTCGCGCGGCCGATTGGTCGATGCGGTCCGCGCGTCCTATGCGCTGCCGGGCGTTTTCAAACCCGTGAAAGTGCATGGCCGTTGGCTCTTCGACGGCGCGCTCGTCAACCCCATTCCCGTCTCCGTTTGCCGCGCTCTCGGGGCCCGATATGTCATCGCGGTCAATTTGAATTTCGATATCCTTGGGCGAGGAAGCGTCATCTCGACACCGGAAGCGCTGTTCGCGGAGGGTGAAGAGGCTTTGCACACGCAGGAAGAAGAGCCTCAGGGCAAGCGCGGCGTACGCGCACTCCTGCAACGTCAGATCCTGGGGAAAGGCGACGGCGCTCCGGGAATCTCAACGGTGATGGTCGACGCACTCAACATCGTGCAGGATCGCATCGCACGTTCGCGCCTTGCCGGTGATCCGCCGGATGCGATGATCTCGCCACGCCTTCAGGATGTCGGCCTCTTCGACTTCCATCGTGCGGAAGAAGCCATCGAGCGTGGAAGCCAAGCCGTCGAGCGTCAGCTCGACGATATGGTTCGGGAGATTGAAATTTGCGATCCGAGGCGCGCATCAAATCAGATCGATCGCGCGCGCCTTCGAGCAGCTCCTCCGGTGGACGCCGATCAGCCCGTCGCCAAGTAG
- the hisI gene encoding phosphoribosyl-AMP cyclohydrolase translates to MTSTSQTTSPLAEGETEETTRSFRPVFGPDGLIPAIVTDRGTGDVLMFAYMNEEALSQTIASGLAHFWSRSRAKLWKKGDESGNLLKVIELRTDCDQDVIWVTAEVQGDGVACHTGARSCFYRRVVQPTDGGAPVLEFASLPEANGSV, encoded by the coding sequence ATGACGAGCACAAGCCAGACGACATCGCCGCTGGCCGAGGGCGAGACCGAAGAAACAACGCGCTCCTTCCGGCCCGTATTTGGTCCCGACGGCCTCATTCCCGCTATTGTCACCGATCGGGGCACGGGCGATGTGCTCATGTTCGCCTACATGAACGAGGAGGCCCTGAGTCAGACGATCGCCAGCGGGCTAGCGCATTTCTGGAGCCGGTCACGAGCCAAGCTTTGGAAAAAGGGCGACGAGAGCGGCAACCTGCTCAAGGTCATCGAACTGCGCACCGACTGCGACCAGGACGTCATTTGGGTGACTGCCGAGGTGCAGGGTGACGGCGTCGCCTGCCACACCGGCGCCCGGTCCTGTTTTTATCGCCGGGTTGTGCAGCCTACCGATGGCGGCGCTCCCGTTCTCGAGTTTGCTTCGCTGCCCGAGGCTAATGGGTCCGTCTGA
- a CDS encoding iron-sulfur cluster assembly scaffold protein produces the protein MANLDEIYNTRILELAGAISRTDRLANPDGTATGHSKLCGSTITVDLKLQDGRVSDFGQSVKACLLGQAAASVMAREIVGSTPDELRSVGRTMRAMLKEEGAAPTGRWADLAVLEPVRNYKARQASTLLVFDAVEKALEDAAVRAASDLQAVR, from the coding sequence ATGGCCAATCTCGATGAGATCTACAACACGCGCATTCTTGAACTCGCGGGAGCGATCTCCCGGACAGATAGATTGGCCAATCCTGACGGCACGGCGACTGGCCATTCGAAACTTTGCGGATCGACCATAACGGTCGATCTTAAACTTCAGGATGGCCGGGTCAGCGATTTCGGGCAGTCGGTCAAGGCCTGCCTTCTGGGTCAGGCCGCGGCATCAGTCATGGCGCGGGAAATTGTCGGCTCGACGCCCGACGAGTTGCGAAGTGTCGGCCGCACGATGCGCGCCATGCTGAAGGAAGAAGGAGCCGCCCCCACCGGGCGCTGGGCTGATCTCGCCGTCCTTGAGCCGGTCCGAAATTACAAAGCGCGTCAGGCGTCGACGCTTCTCGTCTTCGACGCGGTTGAGAAGGCGCTTGAAGATGCCGCTGTGCGGGCCGCCTCCGATCTGCAAGCCGTGCGATAA
- the yidD gene encoding membrane protein insertion efficiency factor YidD has product MTSVLAKRLLKAPVYVYRYTFKGMAGGQCRHWPTCSEYSLQAIELNGAWKGFWLTLSRFVRCGPGGTHGVDPVPDIRAVKHTFQPWRYGRWR; this is encoded by the coding sequence ATGACTTCCGTGCTCGCCAAAAGGCTGCTGAAGGCGCCCGTCTACGTCTACCGCTACACCTTCAAAGGCATGGCCGGTGGGCAATGCCGGCATTGGCCCACGTGCTCTGAATATTCCCTCCAGGCGATCGAGCTGAACGGCGCGTGGAAAGGCTTCTGGCTGACCTTGTCCCGCTTCGTCCGCTGCGGTCCGGGGGGCACGCATGGCGTCGATCCGGTGCCGGATATCCGCGCCGTTAAGCACACCTTTCAGCCGTGGCGCTACGGCCGCTGGCGGTAA
- the thrS gene encoding threonine--tRNA ligase, with protein sequence MSEVTITFPDGKQRQVASGTTGLEIAKSISPSLAKRTVAMQLDGALADIADPITSDASINFVSRTDPAALELIRHDAAHVLAEAVQSLWPGTQVTIGPVIDNGFYYDFAKQQPFEPEDIPKIEKRMGEIIAKNAPFTKEVWSRDKAKKFFKDKGEYFKVELVDAIPEGQDLKIYKQGDWLDLCRGPHMTSTGQVGKAFKLMKFAGAYWRGDSTKPQLQRIYGTAFATEDELKAYLHQLEEAEKRDHRKLGREMDLFHFQEEAPGSVFWHAKGWTLFQTLIAFMRRQQLRAGYQEVNSPDMMEKHFWELSGHWENYGENMFTTVLPDERVFCCKPMNCPGHVQIYKHGLKSYRDLPYRIAEFGKVHRYEPSGALHGMLRVRHFTQDDAHIFVTENQIMEECLKINDLLLGIYKDFGFDDIVIKLSLRPEKRVGSDELWDKAEKALSDVLDEVKRRSNGRIKTEIQPGEGAFYGPKLEYVLRDAIGRDWQCGTTQVDFNLAGRLGAFYIDDHSEKKTPVMIHRAIFGSLERFTGILIENFAGHFPLWLAPLQVVVAPIVSDANDYAAEVAEKAKALGLRVETDLRNEKINLKVREHSLAKVPVILVVGKREAEEKKVSMRRLGSQDQTVLGLDEALTALAAEAVPPDLR encoded by the coding sequence ATGAGTGAAGTCACGATTACGTTCCCCGATGGCAAACAGCGCCAGGTCGCTTCGGGAACCACCGGCCTCGAAATCGCAAAGTCGATCTCGCCGTCCCTCGCCAAGCGCACCGTCGCCATGCAGCTCGACGGCGCTTTGGCCGATATCGCCGACCCCATCACCAGCGATGCCTCGATTAATTTCGTATCGCGGACCGACCCGGCAGCTCTCGAGCTGATCCGACACGATGCCGCGCACGTGCTTGCGGAAGCCGTGCAATCGCTTTGGCCGGGCACCCAGGTGACGATCGGCCCGGTGATCGACAACGGCTTCTACTACGACTTTGCCAAGCAGCAGCCGTTCGAGCCTGAAGACATCCCCAAAATCGAAAAGAGGATGGGCGAGATCATCGCCAAGAACGCGCCTTTCACGAAGGAAGTGTGGTCGCGCGACAAGGCGAAGAAATTCTTCAAGGACAAGGGCGAGTACTTCAAGGTCGAACTCGTCGACGCCATCCCCGAAGGTCAGGACCTGAAGATCTACAAGCAGGGCGATTGGCTCGATCTCTGCCGCGGTCCGCACATGACCTCGACCGGGCAGGTCGGCAAAGCTTTCAAGCTGATGAAGTTTGCGGGCGCCTATTGGCGCGGCGATTCAACGAAGCCGCAGCTTCAGCGCATCTACGGTACCGCATTCGCGACCGAAGACGAGCTCAAGGCCTATCTGCACCAGCTGGAAGAAGCAGAGAAGCGCGACCATCGAAAGCTCGGCCGCGAGATGGATCTTTTCCATTTCCAGGAAGAGGCGCCAGGCTCGGTCTTCTGGCACGCCAAGGGTTGGACCCTGTTCCAGACGCTGATCGCCTTCATGCGCCGTCAGCAGCTCCGCGCGGGCTATCAGGAAGTCAACTCTCCCGACATGATGGAGAAGCATTTCTGGGAGCTCTCCGGTCACTGGGAAAACTACGGTGAGAACATGTTCACGACCGTCCTTCCGGACGAGCGCGTGTTCTGCTGCAAACCGATGAACTGCCCGGGCCACGTGCAGATCTACAAGCACGGTCTGAAAAGCTATCGCGATTTGCCGTATCGCATCGCCGAGTTCGGCAAGGTGCATCGCTACGAGCCGTCGGGCGCATTGCACGGCATGCTCCGTGTGCGTCATTTCACGCAGGACGACGCGCACATTTTCGTCACCGAAAACCAGATCATGGAGGAATGCCTCAAGATCAATGATCTGCTGCTCGGCATCTACAAGGACTTCGGCTTCGACGACATCGTCATCAAGCTGTCGCTACGCCCTGAGAAGCGCGTCGGCTCGGACGAGCTATGGGACAAGGCCGAAAAGGCTCTGTCGGACGTGCTCGACGAGGTGAAGCGGCGCTCGAATGGACGGATCAAGACCGAGATCCAGCCGGGCGAGGGCGCGTTCTACGGACCCAAGCTCGAATACGTTCTGCGCGATGCTATCGGCCGCGATTGGCAGTGCGGCACGACGCAGGTCGACTTCAACCTCGCGGGCCGCCTAGGCGCGTTCTATATCGATGATCATTCCGAGAAGAAGACGCCGGTGATGATCCACCGCGCCATCTTCGGCTCGCTCGAACGCTTCACCGGAATTCTGATCGAGAACTTCGCCGGTCACTTCCCGCTGTGGCTCGCGCCGCTGCAGGTCGTCGTTGCGCCCATCGTGTCGGACGCGAACGATTACGCAGCGGAGGTTGCCGAAAAGGCCAAGGCGCTGGGTCTGCGGGTCGAGACCGATCTCCGCAACGAGAAGATCAATCTCAAGGTACGCGAACACTCGCTCGCGAAGGTGCCGGTCATCCTCGTCGTCGGAAAGCGCGAAGCCGAGGAGAAGAAAGTCTCGATGCGCCGCTTGGGTTCGCAGGACCAAACCGTGCTCGGCCTCGACGAGGCGTTAACCGCGCTTGCCGCCGAAGCCGTCCCGCCGGATCTGCGATGA
- a CDS encoding DUF883 family protein gives MASSTASQYGTSTSVDDIKGKAKQTFDEASDRAQEIAGQARQQVGEVAGNVKSAIDRSVKDQPIATLAMAAAVGFVIGALWKS, from the coding sequence ATGGCTTCATCAACTGCTTCCCAGTATGGGACATCGACTTCAGTCGACGACATTAAAGGCAAAGCCAAACAGACGTTTGACGAGGCTTCCGACCGCGCACAGGAGATCGCCGGTCAGGCCCGGCAGCAGGTCGGTGAAGTCGCGGGCAACGTAAAGAGCGCGATCGATAGATCGGTAAAAGATCAGCCGATCGCAACGTTGGCTATGGCTGCAGCTGTCGGCTTCGTCATCGGCGCTCTTTGGAAGTCGTAA
- a CDS encoding lysophospholipid acyltransferase family protein, whose translation MEYWLLRGIAGVVRSVPLDAATHFSAWCWRRLAPKINPKRHNRALDNLKIAFPEKSDKEREAIALEHWENLGRVMAETMRIDQIIAEPSRLTIKNPEVFNRYASKLGPIVGASLHMGNWELAIWPLTIAGANPACVYRSVNNPYIDKYIRHQRRDLYPGGLFGRGRVEGDHGESQKTARVIMDYVRNGGRLGVVCDLFDKTGLPVPFFGKDARTVSIPAMIARRVGARIWMARCRRIGRDSRFEIELKELRVPRTANQGEDVKWATAEMTRQFEAWVREYPEQWMWSNRRWS comes from the coding sequence ATGGAATATTGGCTCCTCCGCGGCATTGCCGGGGTTGTGCGCTCGGTACCACTCGATGCTGCGACGCATTTCTCGGCCTGGTGCTGGCGACGATTGGCGCCCAAGATCAATCCGAAACGCCATAATCGAGCGCTCGATAACCTGAAGATCGCTTTCCCGGAGAAATCCGACAAGGAACGCGAAGCGATTGCGCTCGAACATTGGGAGAATCTCGGACGCGTCATGGCCGAGACGATGCGCATCGACCAGATCATCGCCGAGCCGTCGCGTCTCACCATAAAGAACCCTGAAGTCTTCAATCGCTATGCCAGCAAGCTCGGTCCGATTGTCGGCGCTTCGCTGCACATGGGGAACTGGGAGCTGGCCATCTGGCCGCTCACGATAGCAGGGGCCAATCCCGCCTGCGTCTACCGGTCGGTCAACAACCCCTACATCGACAAGTACATTCGCCATCAGCGGCGCGACCTCTATCCCGGCGGCCTTTTCGGCCGCGGAAGAGTCGAAGGCGATCATGGCGAGAGCCAGAAGACGGCGCGGGTCATTATGGATTATGTTCGCAACGGAGGCCGTCTTGGCGTCGTCTGCGATCTCTTCGACAAGACCGGCCTCCCCGTCCCGTTTTTCGGCAAAGACGCCCGGACGGTCAGCATTCCGGCGATGATTGCGCGCCGCGTCGGGGCGCGGATTTGGATGGCGCGTTGCCGCCGAATAGGCCGGGACAGCCGCTTCGAGATCGAATTGAAAGAACTTCGTGTACCGCGCACTGCCAACCAGGGCGAAGACGTCAAATGGGCGACGGCTGAGATGACCCGTCAATTCGAAGCCTGGGTGAGAGAATACCCAGAACAATGGATGTGGTCGAACCGTCGCTGGAGTTGA
- a CDS encoding FAD-dependent monooxygenase, protein MAGQDIFDIAVVGAGPAGLITGLSCAASGLRTAVIGPPSGSTDARTSALFGGSIDLLKAVGVWPELVEQSAPISGIRIVDGSGRWLAAPEVLFRASEVGIAAFGYNVPNAALTRVLEGMSRGRLSRVICEGVRRFEPRGDHIALSDGAGHEIRARLVVAADGRNSSARQFAGIDVSTWSYPQSAIVTTFEHQRPHRGISTELHRRAGPLTVVPGKDGVSHLVWVDTPDEAARLLALDDKAFGQALNSELKGHLGTLSGFSPRQSFRLSGQTARTLGKNRVVLVGEAAHVIPPIGAQGLNLSFRDAATVAEVAAGAKHDGSDIGGDATLARYENARRTDISTRVFAVDLLNRSLFTNLPGIGLVRGLGLFALATSPALRVQIMREGFMPSASTPKMMAPSRTGETVGRSLTGASSEGHDLGN, encoded by the coding sequence ATGGCCGGACAAGACATTTTTGACATCGCTGTCGTAGGCGCGGGACCCGCCGGGCTGATTACAGGTTTGTCGTGCGCGGCCTCCGGGCTTCGGACAGCCGTCATCGGACCTCCCTCCGGTTCAACGGATGCACGCACATCCGCGCTCTTCGGCGGGTCGATCGATCTCTTGAAGGCCGTCGGCGTGTGGCCGGAATTAGTTGAGCAATCCGCGCCGATTTCCGGCATCCGCATTGTAGATGGGAGCGGCAGGTGGCTCGCCGCGCCGGAGGTGCTTTTCAGGGCGAGCGAGGTCGGGATCGCGGCGTTTGGCTACAATGTCCCGAATGCCGCCCTGACACGTGTGCTCGAGGGCATGAGCCGCGGCCGGTTGAGCCGGGTCATCTGCGAAGGTGTGAGGCGGTTCGAGCCGCGAGGTGATCATATCGCGCTGTCGGACGGGGCTGGCCACGAAATCCGGGCGCGGCTCGTCGTGGCCGCGGACGGGCGCAATTCTTCGGCGCGGCAGTTCGCCGGCATCGATGTTTCAACGTGGTCGTATCCGCAGTCTGCGATCGTGACGACCTTTGAGCACCAGCGCCCGCATCGTGGGATTTCGACTGAGTTGCATCGGCGCGCTGGGCCGTTGACGGTCGTTCCCGGAAAGGACGGCGTTTCGCATCTTGTCTGGGTTGATACTCCAGACGAAGCGGCGAGATTGCTCGCGCTGGACGATAAGGCTTTCGGCCAAGCGCTGAACTCCGAATTGAAGGGGCATTTGGGAACGCTTTCGGGCTTCTCGCCGCGGCAGTCTTTCCGGCTTTCGGGGCAAACGGCGCGCACGCTTGGGAAGAACAGGGTTGTGCTCGTCGGCGAGGCCGCCCACGTCATTCCGCCGATCGGCGCGCAGGGCCTTAATCTCAGCTTCCGTGATGCTGCGACCGTGGCCGAAGTTGCAGCTGGCGCGAAACACGATGGCTCCGATATTGGCGGCGACGCTACGCTCGCCCGTTATGAAAATGCGAGGCGAACAGACATTTCGACGCGCGTTTTTGCGGTCGATCTGTTGAACCGATCCCTTTTCACCAATCTGCCGGGCATCGGGCTTGTGCGCGGGCTTGGCCTATTTGCGCTGGCAACCAGCCCTGCCCTCAGAGTTCAGATCATGCGCGAGGGCTTCATGCCATCGGCCTCCACGCCCAAAATGATGGCTCCGAGCCGAACGGGGGAAACGGTTGGTCGCAGCTTGACGGGGGCCTCATCCGAGGGGCATGACCTCGGGAATTAA